The segment GGGTCTCCAAAATTCATCCCACAATAGATGCTATATAAAAGCAGCCCCAAACCAGTAGCTAAACTGGCAATATATGCCATAGGCGGGCGGCGTTCTCTCCACGCCACGAGCAAAAAAGCTGGTATGAGCGCCATCCCCGTTGGACGCGCTGCACTGGCTAATGCACCCCAAAGGGCGACTTGCCCGTATTGCTGTTTGTCAAAGGCTCGCAAAGCTGCTGTACTTAACAGCAAAAACAGCCCCTCGGTATAAATCACCGTCCCATAGAGGGAGAACGGACACCAAGCGAGGACAGCAGTAGCCCACCGCGCCGCGCTTTTGCCATGAAGCTCCTCTACCCAAGCGTACAAAACGACTAGCGCACCGAGAAATGCCAGGTTGTTGACGATAGTACCAGCCACTTCAAACGGTAAGCCAAGGGTCATTACTGCACGACTCAATAACGGCAAAAGGGGAAAAAAGGCAACAGAATGTTCTTTGCCATCATTGATGTATTCGTAACCTGTCGTTGCAATTCTCTGATACCAAGCACTATCCCAAGCGGAGAAAACATCCCAGCCAACTGTCGCTGCGCTCCCTCCTGGTGGCGCTGGAAGGGCAGGGGCAATCAGCAACATGGCGATCGCGATGACAAGTCGGCTTAACAGCCACATGGCGGCGGCAAAGATTAAACCATTGCCCAATAAAGCTTTTTTTTCAGTTATCCGCTCTGTAGCCATAAATAAGCTATGCGTGCCGCAGCCTCGGTTTGTAATATTTCAGATTTTCCAGAAATTGTGCCACGATCGGCTCAATTTGGCGACGAAATAATCTAAAGATTGAGGCTGGGGCGATCGCGCCAGCCTCAAACAGCTCGCGGCTGATATTATCAAACTGTCCGCATCCAAGCTGTAAAAACTCAAACAAATTCCCTAACTATCAAGTTTCAAAAGGAACGCAAATATTATTATGAAAGGAATTATTCTTGCTGGCGGTCAAGGAACACGTCTTGCACCGCTGACTGAAGTTACTAACAAGCACTTATTGCCAGTTGGTAAAGAACCGATGATCTGGCATCCAGTTAAGCAGTTAGTTCAGGCAAATATCTTAGATATTTTGATAATTACTTCCAATACTCATATGGGTGATGTGGTTAACTCTCTTGGCTCTGGAAAGCGATTCGGCTGCGAGTTTACATATCGAGTGCAGGAAAATCCCAAGGGTATTGCAGATGCATTATCCTTGGGCGAAAAATTTGCTCAAGGCCAAAATATTGTTGTGTTGCTAGCTGATAATATCTTTGAGTATTCAATTCGTCCCCATATCGGGGCTTTTCTAGAACAGGAGATTGGCGCCAGGGTGCTATTAAAGGAAGTGGGCGACCCAGATAGATTTGCTGTTGCTGCTCTTGATGAAAAGAAAATTATGGAAATTGAGGAGAAACCTACAAAGCCCAAAACTAACTATGCTGTTGTAGGTTGCTATATGTACGATTCTCAAGTATTCGAGCTAATTCGTAAAATTAATCCGTCGCTGCGGGGCGAACTAGAAATTACTAATGTTAACGAGCTTTATCTAAAGCAAGGACAGTTGCAATTCAGTTTTATTAAAGGACGCTGGGCAGATGCCGGAACTTTTGACTCTTTATATGAAGCTAATAGAATTTTGTTGTCTACCAATAATAATATTATTGAATAAATTAGTGTAATTAATATTGACAAATCAAAGCTAGTGTGTATGAGAAGCGATCGCCCGCTCGGAGCTATCTGGCAAGGGGTGGGATCTCGCGGAAAAATGAGTCCCAACCAATTTATATTGGAATTGCCCCTTAATTCTTAAATAATTGTGAAAGCTATTACTCTGCTTGGCTCTACTGGCTCTATAGGCACTCAAACTTTGGATATTGTTGCTCAATACCCGGATCAGTTTCGGATTGTCGGGTTAGCAGCGGGGCGCAATGTGACAATGCTGGCGCAACAGATTCGGCAGTTTAGGCCGGAAATTGTGGCTATCTGCGAAGAAGAGAAATTGGCAGAATTAAAGTCCGCGATCGCAGACCTCGACCCCCAACCCATCCTCGTCGCTGGTAGCGCTGGCGTCATTGAAGTTGCCCGTTACGGCGATGCTCAAAGCGTAGTTACAGGTATTGTCGGTTGTGCTGGTTTGCTACCCACAATCGCCGCCATAGAAGCTGGCAAAGATATCGCTTTAGCGAATAAAGAAACCCTGATCGCTGGCGGGCCAGTTGTTTTACCTCTTGTAGAGAAGTATGGCGTAAAACTACTACCAGCAGACTCGGAACATTCAGCGATATTTCAGTGTTTGCAAGGCGTTCCCAAAGGCGGATTGCGGCGAATTCTGCTTACTGCTTCTGGGGGTGCGTTCCGCGATTGGCCTGTAGAGAAGTTAGCAGAAGTTACGGTGCAAGATGCATTAAAGCATCCAAATTGGTCAATGGGTCGCAAGATTACGGTAGATTCTGCGACGCTGATGAACAAGGGATTGGAAGTAATTGAGGCACACTTCCTGTTTGGAATGGACTACGACCATATCGATATTGTCATTCATCCGCAGAGTATTATTCACTCTTTGATTGAGTTACAAGATACTTCAGTTTTAGCTCAATTGGGTTGGCCTGATATGCGCTTGCCGTTGCTTTATGCTATGTCTTGGCCTGAGCGAATTTATACTGATTGGCAACAGTTGGATTTAGTAAAAGCTGGTAATTTAACTTTCCGAGAACCGGATCATAAAAAATATCCTTGCATGCAGCTAGCTTATGCGGCTGGTCGCGCGGGCGGTTCGATGCCTGCTGTATTGAATGCGGCAAACGAACAAGCAGTAGCCTTATTTTTAGATGAGAAAATTGGATATTTGGATATTGCGCGGGTGATTGAGAAAACGTGCGATCGCCACCAAATTGATAACTGTCCTAATCCTTCGTTAGATGACATTATAGCCGCAGATAAATGGGCAAGACAAGAAGTTTTAGCAGCTGTAGAGACAGGAAATGTCACTTCTAACACAGGGAATCGTATTGTATCTGTTGGCTAGTAAGATAACTACTGTTTGAATGGCGTTAACTCGACCATACAAATATGATGCCGATATTTGAAGCAATTGAAAAAATTGCAGTTGCGATCGCATTGGTTGTAGCTTGTGTTTTGGGAATCCATAGCTACACTATGGTAAGCATTGGAATAGCAATTCTAGCGACGCTAGTTAGTTATTTTTATAAAAGGGAAACCAATGCTTACTGCACCAGAGGTATAGATCGCACTCACAAAGAAGACTATCAAGGAGCGATCGCAGATTTCACCAGGGCATTAAGACGGAATCCCAAGTTTGTAGAAGCCTACAACAACCGAGGTATAGCTTGCTCTTCCTTGGGCGATTACGAGAAAGCAATTGAAGATTACAACCGCGCATTACATCTCAATCCCAAGTTTGTAAAAGCCTACAACAACAGAGGTTTAGTTCGCTATCTTTTGGGCGATAAGGAGGGCGCAATTGAAGATTACAACCGCGCATTAAGCCAGAATCCTAACTTTGCAGATGCCTACGTCAGCAGGGGTCTAGCTCGGTCTAGCTTGGGTGATAAGGAGGGAGCGATCGCAGATTACAATCGCGCCATTGAGATTAATCCTAATAATGCTGATGCTTACTACAATCGAGTTTACGTCTATTATGCGTTAAAAGATAACCAGAAGGTAAGTCAAGATTTCAAAAAAGCTGCACAACTATTTCTTGAACAAGAAGAGATGGATTTGTACGAAGCAGTTTTAGAGGATAGCAGGCAGTTTAATCAATAGGTAGATAGTAGTAAAATAGCAAAAAGACACGCTACCTGAAATCAAGGTTATTCTTGGCGATCGCGCTATGCCATCATGACTAATCAACAACAAAATGAATACGACAGCCCTTGAAAAGAAGTTTTAGAACGCTACTTTCAACAATTTATGGGCTTCTTTTTCCCAAAAACGCACGCCCTCATAAATTGTTCGCAACCTTATCAATCTCTCGACAACGGATTTCAACAGGTTACACTTCTTGCAAAAAGTCTACTATATAACTGCGCTCGCTCTCTTTTTGAGCATAAAAAATGCCACCTGAATTAATCATCTTAATTATTGCATTAATTGTGTCTTGGCTGGTGTTCAGTGCATTGGTTAACCTGCTAAAGACAACTGTTAAGACGGCGATCGCGATCGCTGTTATTCTCTTCATTTTGCAGCTTTTCTTTGGTATTGGGCCAAATGACCTTTGGCAGAAACTACTCGAACTTCCCCAGGCAATTTGGCATCAGGTCACTGGTGGGTAAAATCTAAGAAGCGCAAGCTTTTGCAGATTCATAGCATGAGGCTTATGGTTTTGCTCACATCCCCATTAGGAGAGATTTATGGCTTTAAATATTAGTGCCCTGAAATTGCCCGTCATTCAAAAAGGCTCTAAAGGGGCTGCCGTCATTGCTTGGCAGCGGTTTTTAAAGGAAGCTCAATATCCTATTGCATCTG is part of the Microcoleus sp. FACHB-831 genome and harbors:
- a CDS encoding tetratricopeptide repeat protein, producing the protein MMPIFEAIEKIAVAIALVVACVLGIHSYTMVSIGIAILATLVSYFYKRETNAYCTRGIDRTHKEDYQGAIADFTRALRRNPKFVEAYNNRGIACSSLGDYEKAIEDYNRALHLNPKFVKAYNNRGLVRYLLGDKEGAIEDYNRALSQNPNFADAYVSRGLARSSLGDKEGAIADYNRAIEINPNNADAYYNRVYVYYALKDNQKVSQDFKKAAQLFLEQEEMDLYEAVLEDSRQFNQ
- a CDS encoding mannosyltransferase family protein — its product is MATERITEKKALLGNGLIFAAAMWLLSRLVIAIAMLLIAPALPAPPGGSAATVGWDVFSAWDSAWYQRIATTGYEYINDGKEHSVAFFPLLPLLSRAVMTLGLPFEVAGTIVNNLAFLGALVVLYAWVEELHGKSAARWATAVLAWCPFSLYGTVIYTEGLFLLLSTAALRAFDKQQYGQVALWGALASAARPTGMALIPAFLLVAWRERRPPMAYIASLATGLGLLLYSIYCGMNFGDPLAFIHVQSAWGKESFLQGWFKILRQVVVGPVDINTGAIKNPLHVVIVATVCAIAFLLWRSRSKLGSVKVGYGLYALWLLLWLVVGDRLIKTVMVFGGGYLLWYSRAKISRVAVAYGFFSLALLLNAGRTTSAERYAYGIVSLSVAFGVLLERYPRWGYAIMGFFAILLASFAVRFSQNLWVA
- the dxr gene encoding 1-deoxy-D-xylulose-5-phosphate reductoisomerase: MKAITLLGSTGSIGTQTLDIVAQYPDQFRIVGLAAGRNVTMLAQQIRQFRPEIVAICEEEKLAELKSAIADLDPQPILVAGSAGVIEVARYGDAQSVVTGIVGCAGLLPTIAAIEAGKDIALANKETLIAGGPVVLPLVEKYGVKLLPADSEHSAIFQCLQGVPKGGLRRILLTASGGAFRDWPVEKLAEVTVQDALKHPNWSMGRKITVDSATLMNKGLEVIEAHFLFGMDYDHIDIVIHPQSIIHSLIELQDTSVLAQLGWPDMRLPLLYAMSWPERIYTDWQQLDLVKAGNLTFREPDHKKYPCMQLAYAAGRAGGSMPAVLNAANEQAVALFLDEKIGYLDIARVIEKTCDRHQIDNCPNPSLDDIIAADKWARQEVLAAVETGNVTSNTGNRIVSVG
- a CDS encoding sugar phosphate nucleotidyltransferase, with product MKGIILAGGQGTRLAPLTEVTNKHLLPVGKEPMIWHPVKQLVQANILDILIITSNTHMGDVVNSLGSGKRFGCEFTYRVQENPKGIADALSLGEKFAQGQNIVVLLADNIFEYSIRPHIGAFLEQEIGARVLLKEVGDPDRFAVAALDEKKIMEIEEKPTKPKTNYAVVGCYMYDSQVFELIRKINPSLRGELEITNVNELYLKQGQLQFSFIKGRWADAGTFDSLYEANRILLSTNNNIIE